In Ovis aries strain OAR_USU_Benz2616 breed Rambouillet chromosome 17, ARS-UI_Ramb_v3.0, whole genome shotgun sequence, the following proteins share a genomic window:
- the MAP9 gene encoding microtubule-associated protein 9 isoform X4 has translation MSDEVFSTTLAYTKSPKVTKRTTFQDELIKAITARSARQRSSEYSDDFDSDETVSLGDFSDTSVDENSVKKKMNNFHISDDEENNSPKLSFLKTKKSSNDVRKHEPVVSIKNDDIALDNGEGMIVNPLPESQSKQQEVEKEKIKMETKPRILPIKSTSSENNSSLEADSQFKPSPRPRSMLKKHSHGEKKDSLGDNRETVPHEDLEAHSTPSFLPRLNDRQPEAEKNAFSENLDPEDPRLTSIPSSSVKENLKDSFSLGSEEKASITDFVTTALEKPKEIQVTVGEVEEEKEKAELIMNDDLTAEDPPPLQLQSILCTESSKKAIQDRNMKNKKSTNNRASSASSRLMTSEFLKKPSSLRRIPSTAPASHYLGTLRVLDQKPSQKQNTEPDRADNLRATVYQEWLEKKNIYLHEMHRIKRIESENLRIQNEQKRAAKREEALASFEAWKAMKEKEAKKIAAKKRLEEKNKKKTEEENAMRKGEALQAFENWKAKKMEYLKEKNKKEKECERAKKQKEEETVAEKRKDNLTAVEKWNEKKEVFFKEKEKVKIHEKRKEELKRAEKKEKDKQALEEYEKWLPTRLLCLRDSSIKNTRVGCHVLLQGIFPTQGSNLCLLLLLHYQAGSLPLAPPGKPFRVLIEYKCLTFQFYFHIVSKIG, from the exons ATGTCTGATGAAGTTTTTAGCACAACTTTGGCATATACAAAGAGTCCAAAAGTCACCAAAAGAACTACTTTCCAg GATGAGCTAATAAAAGCAATTACAGCTCGCTCAGCCAGACAGAGAAGTTCTGAATACTCAGATGACTTTGACAGTGATGAGACTG tttccttaGGTGATTTTTCTGACACCTCAGTAGATGAAAattcagttaagaaaaaaatgaataattttcacATATCAGATGATGAAGAAAACAATTCTCCCAAACTGTCTTTTTTGAAAACCAAGAAATCAAGCAATGATGTGAGGAAACATGAGCCAGTAGTCTCTATCAAAAACGATGACATTGCACTTGATAATGGTGAAGGCATGATTGTAAATCCCTTACCTGAATCTCAAAGTAAACAACAGGaagttgaaaaagagaaaattaaaatggaaactaAACCTAGAATTCTTCCAATCAAAAGTACATCTTCAG aaaataaCAGCAGCCTTGAAGCAGACAGCCAATTTAAGCCTTCACCTCGACCCAGGAGCATGTTGAAAAAGCACAGCCATGGGGAGAAGAAAGATAGCCTAGGAGACAATAGAGAAACTGTCCCACACGAAGATTTAGAGGCACATTCCACACCTTCGTTCCTCCCAAGGCTGAATGACAGACAGCCAGAAGCTGAGAAGAATGCATTCTCTGAAAACCTTGATCCTGAG GATCCACGGTTAACAAGTATACCATCATCATCTGttaaagaaaatcttaaagattCCTTTTCACTAGGATCTGAGGAGAAAGCCTCCATTACAG ACTTTGTTACTACTGCACTTGAGAAACCCAAGGAAATTCAAGTGACTGTTGGTGAGgttgaagaagaaaaggagaaagctgAACTGATTATGAATGATGACTTAACAGCTGAAGATCCACCACCACTGCAACTTCAGAGTATCTTATGTACTGAGTCTTCAAag AAAGCAATTCAAGATAGaaatatgaagaataaaaaatcaacaaataatagAGCATCCAGTGCCTCTAGCAG ATTAATGACCTCTGAGTTCTTAAAGAAGCCTAGTTCTCTAAGGAGGATTCCATCGACAGCTCCAGCTTCTCACTATTTAGGGACTTTGAGAGTCTTGGACCAAAAGCCCTCACAGAAACAGAACACAGAACCTGACAGAGCAGATAATCTAAGGGCAACTGTTTATCag GAGtggttagaaaagaaaaatatttatttacatgaaatgcacagaattaaaagaattgAAAGTGAAAACTTAAGGATTCAAAATGAACAG aaGAGAGCTGCTAAGAGAGAAGAAGCCTTAGCATCATTTGAGGCCTGGAAAgccatgaaagaaaaggaagcaaagaagatAGCTGCAAAAAAAAGgcttgaggaaaaaaacaaaaagaaaactgaagaagaaaatgctaTGAGAAAAGGAGAAGCATTGCAA GCTTTTGAAAACTGGAAAGCAAAAAAGATGGAATAccttaaggagaaaaataaaaaagagaaagaatgtgaaagagcaaagaaacagaaagaggaggaaactgttgctgagaaaagaaaagataacttAACTGCTGTTGAAAAATG GaatgaaaaaaaggaagtttttttcaaggaaaaggaaaaagtaaaaatacatgagaaaagaaaagaagaactgaaaagagctgagaaaaaagaaaaagataaacaagcTCTCGAGGAATATGAAAAATGGCTG cctaccaggctcctctgtctgcgggattcTTCAatcaagaacactagagtgggttgccatgtcctcctccaggggatcttcccgacccagggatcgaatttgtgTCTCTTACTTCTACTTCATTatcaggctggttctttaccactagcaccacctgggaagccctttagagTACTGATTGAATATAAATGTCtcacttttcagttttattttcacattgtCTCAAAAATTGGATAG
- the MAP9 gene encoding microtubule-associated protein 9 isoform X9, with protein sequence MSDEVFSTTLAYTKSPKVTKRTTFQDELIKAITARSARQRSSEYSDDFDSDETVSLGDFSDTSVDENSVKKKMNNFHISDDEENNSPKLSFLKTKKSSNDVRKHEPVVSIKNDDIALDNGEGMIVNPLPESQSKQQEVEKEKIKMETKPRILPIKSTSSENNSSLEADSQFKPSPRPRSMLKKHSHGEKKDSLGDNRETVPHEDLEAHSTPSFLPRLNDRQPEAEKNAFSENLDPEDPRLTSIPSSSVKENLKDSFSLGSEEKASITDFVTTALEKPKEIQVTVGEVEEEKEKAELIMNDDLTAEDPPPLQLQSILCTESSKKAIQDRNMKNKKSTNNRASSASSRLMTSEFLKKPSSLRRIPSTAPASHYLGTLRVLDQKPSQKQNTEPDRADNLRATVYQEWLEKKNIYLHEMHRIKRIESENLRIQNEQKRAAKREEALASFEAWKAMKEKEAKKIAAKKRLEEKNKKKTEEENAMRKGEALQAFENWKAKKMEYLKEKNKKEKECERAKKQKEEETVAEKRKDNLTAVEKWNEKKEVFFKEKEKVKIHEKRKEELKRAEKKEKDKQALEEYEKWLEKKERKERIERKQKKHHPFLENETLPPWSPPSRIVFSKMF encoded by the exons ATGTCTGATGAAGTTTTTAGCACAACTTTGGCATATACAAAGAGTCCAAAAGTCACCAAAAGAACTACTTTCCAg GATGAGCTAATAAAAGCAATTACAGCTCGCTCAGCCAGACAGAGAAGTTCTGAATACTCAGATGACTTTGACAGTGATGAGACTG tttccttaGGTGATTTTTCTGACACCTCAGTAGATGAAAattcagttaagaaaaaaatgaataattttcacATATCAGATGATGAAGAAAACAATTCTCCCAAACTGTCTTTTTTGAAAACCAAGAAATCAAGCAATGATGTGAGGAAACATGAGCCAGTAGTCTCTATCAAAAACGATGACATTGCACTTGATAATGGTGAAGGCATGATTGTAAATCCCTTACCTGAATCTCAAAGTAAACAACAGGaagttgaaaaagagaaaattaaaatggaaactaAACCTAGAATTCTTCCAATCAAAAGTACATCTTCAG aaaataaCAGCAGCCTTGAAGCAGACAGCCAATTTAAGCCTTCACCTCGACCCAGGAGCATGTTGAAAAAGCACAGCCATGGGGAGAAGAAAGATAGCCTAGGAGACAATAGAGAAACTGTCCCACACGAAGATTTAGAGGCACATTCCACACCTTCGTTCCTCCCAAGGCTGAATGACAGACAGCCAGAAGCTGAGAAGAATGCATTCTCTGAAAACCTTGATCCTGAG GATCCACGGTTAACAAGTATACCATCATCATCTGttaaagaaaatcttaaagattCCTTTTCACTAGGATCTGAGGAGAAAGCCTCCATTACAG ACTTTGTTACTACTGCACTTGAGAAACCCAAGGAAATTCAAGTGACTGTTGGTGAGgttgaagaagaaaaggagaaagctgAACTGATTATGAATGATGACTTAACAGCTGAAGATCCACCACCACTGCAACTTCAGAGTATCTTATGTACTGAGTCTTCAAag AAAGCAATTCAAGATAGaaatatgaagaataaaaaatcaacaaataatagAGCATCCAGTGCCTCTAGCAG ATTAATGACCTCTGAGTTCTTAAAGAAGCCTAGTTCTCTAAGGAGGATTCCATCGACAGCTCCAGCTTCTCACTATTTAGGGACTTTGAGAGTCTTGGACCAAAAGCCCTCACAGAAACAGAACACAGAACCTGACAGAGCAGATAATCTAAGGGCAACTGTTTATCag GAGtggttagaaaagaaaaatatttatttacatgaaatgcacagaattaaaagaattgAAAGTGAAAACTTAAGGATTCAAAATGAACAG aaGAGAGCTGCTAAGAGAGAAGAAGCCTTAGCATCATTTGAGGCCTGGAAAgccatgaaagaaaaggaagcaaagaagatAGCTGCAAAAAAAAGgcttgaggaaaaaaacaaaaagaaaactgaagaagaaaatgctaTGAGAAAAGGAGAAGCATTGCAA GCTTTTGAAAACTGGAAAGCAAAAAAGATGGAATAccttaaggagaaaaataaaaaagagaaagaatgtgaaagagcaaagaaacagaaagaggaggaaactgttgctgagaaaagaaaagataacttAACTGCTGTTGAAAAATG GaatgaaaaaaaggaagtttttttcaaggaaaaggaaaaagtaaaaatacatgagaaaagaaaagaagaactgaaaagagctgagaaaaaagaaaaagataaacaagcTCTCGAGGAATATGAAAAATGGCTG
- the MAP9 gene encoding microtubule-associated protein 9 isoform X12, with protein sequence MSDEVFSTTLAYTKSPKVTKRTTFQDELIKAITARSARQRSSEYSDDFDSDETVSLGDFSDTSVDENSVKKKMNNFHISDDEENNSPKLSFLKTKKSSNDVRKHEPVVSIKNDDIALDNGEGMIVNPLPESQSKQQEVEKEKIKMETKPRILPIKSTSSENNSSLEADSQFKPSPRPRSMLKKHSHGEKKDSLGDNRETVPHEDLEAHSTPSFLPRLNDRQPEAEKNAFSENLDPEDPRLTSIPSSSVKENLKDSFSLGSEEKASITDFVTTALEKPKEIQVTVGEVEEEKEKAELIMNDDLTAEDPPPLQLQSILCTESSKKAIQDRNMKNKKSTNNRASSASSRLMTSEFLKKPSSLRRIPSTAPASHYLGTLRVLDQKPSQKQNTEPDRADNLRATVYQEWLEKKNIYLHEMHRIKRIESENLRIQNEQKRAAKREEALASFEAWKAMKEKEAKKIAAKKRLEEKNKKKTEEENAMRKGEALQAFENWKAKKMEYLKEKNKKEKECERAKKQKEEETVAEKRKDNLTAVEKWNEKKEVFFKEKEKVKIHEKRKEELKRAEKKEKDKQALEEYEKWLASLSITISRSSLRLTSI encoded by the exons ATGTCTGATGAAGTTTTTAGCACAACTTTGGCATATACAAAGAGTCCAAAAGTCACCAAAAGAACTACTTTCCAg GATGAGCTAATAAAAGCAATTACAGCTCGCTCAGCCAGACAGAGAAGTTCTGAATACTCAGATGACTTTGACAGTGATGAGACTG tttccttaGGTGATTTTTCTGACACCTCAGTAGATGAAAattcagttaagaaaaaaatgaataattttcacATATCAGATGATGAAGAAAACAATTCTCCCAAACTGTCTTTTTTGAAAACCAAGAAATCAAGCAATGATGTGAGGAAACATGAGCCAGTAGTCTCTATCAAAAACGATGACATTGCACTTGATAATGGTGAAGGCATGATTGTAAATCCCTTACCTGAATCTCAAAGTAAACAACAGGaagttgaaaaagagaaaattaaaatggaaactaAACCTAGAATTCTTCCAATCAAAAGTACATCTTCAG aaaataaCAGCAGCCTTGAAGCAGACAGCCAATTTAAGCCTTCACCTCGACCCAGGAGCATGTTGAAAAAGCACAGCCATGGGGAGAAGAAAGATAGCCTAGGAGACAATAGAGAAACTGTCCCACACGAAGATTTAGAGGCACATTCCACACCTTCGTTCCTCCCAAGGCTGAATGACAGACAGCCAGAAGCTGAGAAGAATGCATTCTCTGAAAACCTTGATCCTGAG GATCCACGGTTAACAAGTATACCATCATCATCTGttaaagaaaatcttaaagattCCTTTTCACTAGGATCTGAGGAGAAAGCCTCCATTACAG ACTTTGTTACTACTGCACTTGAGAAACCCAAGGAAATTCAAGTGACTGTTGGTGAGgttgaagaagaaaaggagaaagctgAACTGATTATGAATGATGACTTAACAGCTGAAGATCCACCACCACTGCAACTTCAGAGTATCTTATGTACTGAGTCTTCAAag AAAGCAATTCAAGATAGaaatatgaagaataaaaaatcaacaaataatagAGCATCCAGTGCCTCTAGCAG ATTAATGACCTCTGAGTTCTTAAAGAAGCCTAGTTCTCTAAGGAGGATTCCATCGACAGCTCCAGCTTCTCACTATTTAGGGACTTTGAGAGTCTTGGACCAAAAGCCCTCACAGAAACAGAACACAGAACCTGACAGAGCAGATAATCTAAGGGCAACTGTTTATCag GAGtggttagaaaagaaaaatatttatttacatgaaatgcacagaattaaaagaattgAAAGTGAAAACTTAAGGATTCAAAATGAACAG aaGAGAGCTGCTAAGAGAGAAGAAGCCTTAGCATCATTTGAGGCCTGGAAAgccatgaaagaaaaggaagcaaagaagatAGCTGCAAAAAAAAGgcttgaggaaaaaaacaaaaagaaaactgaagaagaaaatgctaTGAGAAAAGGAGAAGCATTGCAA GCTTTTGAAAACTGGAAAGCAAAAAAGATGGAATAccttaaggagaaaaataaaaaagagaaagaatgtgaaagagcaaagaaacagaaagaggaggaaactgttgctgagaaaagaaaagataacttAACTGCTGTTGAAAAATG GaatgaaaaaaaggaagtttttttcaaggaaaaggaaaaagtaaaaatacatgagaaaagaaaagaagaactgaaaagagctgagaaaaaagaaaaagataaacaagcTCTCGAGGAATATGAAAAATGGCTG gcctccctgtccatcaccatctcccggagttcactcagactcacgtccatctga
- the MAP9 gene encoding microtubule-associated protein 9 isoform X2: protein MSDEVFSTTLAYTKSPKVTKRTTFQDELIKAITARSARQRSSEYSDDFDSDETVSLGDFSDTSVDENSVKKKMNNFHISDDEENNSPKLSFLKTKKSSNDVRKHEPVVSIKNDDIALDNGEGMIVNPLPESQSKQQEVEKEKIKMETKPRILPIKSTSSENNSSLEADSQFKPSPRPRSMLKKHSHGEKKDSLGDNRETVPHEDLEAHSTPSFLPRLNDRQPEAEKNAFSENLDPEDPRLTSIPSSSVKENLKDSFSLGSEEKASITDQNEERTESHNSLKSTENEKNSFLIDFVTTALEKPKEIQVTVGEVEEEKEKAELIMNDDLTAEDPPPLQLQSILCTESSKKAIQDRNMKNKKSTNNRASSASSRLMTSEFLKKPSSLRRIPSTAPASHYLGTLRVLDQKPSQKQNTEPDRADNLRATVYQEWLEKKNIYLHEMHRIKRIESENLRIQNEQKRAAKREEALASFEAWKAMKEKEAKKIAAKKRLEEKNKKKTEEENAMRKGEALQAFENWKAKKMEYLKEKNKKEKECERAKKQKEEETVAEKRKDNLTAVEKWNEKKEVFFKEKEKVKIHEKRKEELKRAEKKEKDKQALEEYEKWLPTRLLCLRDSSIKNTRVGCHVLLQGIFPTQGSNLCLLLLLHYQAGSLPLAPPGKPFRVLIEYKCLTFQFYFHIVSKIG from the exons ATGTCTGATGAAGTTTTTAGCACAACTTTGGCATATACAAAGAGTCCAAAAGTCACCAAAAGAACTACTTTCCAg GATGAGCTAATAAAAGCAATTACAGCTCGCTCAGCCAGACAGAGAAGTTCTGAATACTCAGATGACTTTGACAGTGATGAGACTG tttccttaGGTGATTTTTCTGACACCTCAGTAGATGAAAattcagttaagaaaaaaatgaataattttcacATATCAGATGATGAAGAAAACAATTCTCCCAAACTGTCTTTTTTGAAAACCAAGAAATCAAGCAATGATGTGAGGAAACATGAGCCAGTAGTCTCTATCAAAAACGATGACATTGCACTTGATAATGGTGAAGGCATGATTGTAAATCCCTTACCTGAATCTCAAAGTAAACAACAGGaagttgaaaaagagaaaattaaaatggaaactaAACCTAGAATTCTTCCAATCAAAAGTACATCTTCAG aaaataaCAGCAGCCTTGAAGCAGACAGCCAATTTAAGCCTTCACCTCGACCCAGGAGCATGTTGAAAAAGCACAGCCATGGGGAGAAGAAAGATAGCCTAGGAGACAATAGAGAAACTGTCCCACACGAAGATTTAGAGGCACATTCCACACCTTCGTTCCTCCCAAGGCTGAATGACAGACAGCCAGAAGCTGAGAAGAATGCATTCTCTGAAAACCTTGATCCTGAG GATCCACGGTTAACAAGTATACCATCATCATCTGttaaagaaaatcttaaagattCCTTTTCACTAGGATCTGAGGAGAAAGCCTCCATTACAG ATCAGAATGAAGAACGCACTGAAAGCCATAATTCCTTGAAATCAACCGAAAATGAAAAGAACTCCTTTTTGATAGACTTTGTTACTACTGCACTTGAGAAACCCAAGGAAATTCAAGTGACTGTTGGTGAGgttgaagaagaaaaggagaaagctgAACTGATTATGAATGATGACTTAACAGCTGAAGATCCACCACCACTGCAACTTCAGAGTATCTTATGTACTGAGTCTTCAAag AAAGCAATTCAAGATAGaaatatgaagaataaaaaatcaacaaataatagAGCATCCAGTGCCTCTAGCAG ATTAATGACCTCTGAGTTCTTAAAGAAGCCTAGTTCTCTAAGGAGGATTCCATCGACAGCTCCAGCTTCTCACTATTTAGGGACTTTGAGAGTCTTGGACCAAAAGCCCTCACAGAAACAGAACACAGAACCTGACAGAGCAGATAATCTAAGGGCAACTGTTTATCag GAGtggttagaaaagaaaaatatttatttacatgaaatgcacagaattaaaagaattgAAAGTGAAAACTTAAGGATTCAAAATGAACAG aaGAGAGCTGCTAAGAGAGAAGAAGCCTTAGCATCATTTGAGGCCTGGAAAgccatgaaagaaaaggaagcaaagaagatAGCTGCAAAAAAAAGgcttgaggaaaaaaacaaaaagaaaactgaagaagaaaatgctaTGAGAAAAGGAGAAGCATTGCAA GCTTTTGAAAACTGGAAAGCAAAAAAGATGGAATAccttaaggagaaaaataaaaaagagaaagaatgtgaaagagcaaagaaacagaaagaggaggaaactgttgctgagaaaagaaaagataacttAACTGCTGTTGAAAAATG GaatgaaaaaaaggaagtttttttcaaggaaaaggaaaaagtaaaaatacatgagaaaagaaaagaagaactgaaaagagctgagaaaaaagaaaaagataaacaagcTCTCGAGGAATATGAAAAATGGCTG cctaccaggctcctctgtctgcgggattcTTCAatcaagaacactagagtgggttgccatgtcctcctccaggggatcttcccgacccagggatcgaatttgtgTCTCTTACTTCTACTTCATTatcaggctggttctttaccactagcaccacctgggaagccctttagagTACTGATTGAATATAAATGTCtcacttttcagttttattttcacattgtCTCAAAAATTGGATAG
- the MAP9 gene encoding microtubule-associated protein 9 isoform X11, whose translation MSDEVFSTTLAYTKSPKVTKRTTFQDELIKAITARSARQRSSEYSDDFDSDETVSLGDFSDTSVDENSVKKKMNNFHISDDEENNSPKLSFLKTKKSSNDVRKHEPVVSIKNDDIALDNGEGMIVNPLPESQSKQQEVEKEKIKMETKPRILPIKSTSSENNSSLEADSQFKPSPRPRSMLKKHSHGEKKDSLGDNRETVPHEDLEAHSTPSFLPRLNDRQPEAEKNAFSENLDPEDPRLTSIPSSSVKENLKDSFSLGSEEKASITVDQNEERTESHNSLKSTENEKNSFLIDFVTTALEKPKEIQVTVGEVEEEKEKAELIMNDDLTAEDPPPLQLQSILCTESSKEWLEKKNIYLHEMHRIKRIESENLRIQNEQKRAAKREEALASFEAWKAMKEKEAKKIAAKKRLEEKNKKKTEEENAMRKGEALQAFENWKAKKMEYLKEKNKKEKECERAKKQKEEETVAEKRKDNLTAVEKWNEKKEVFFKEKEKVKIHEKRKEELKRAEKKEKDKQALEEYEKWLPTRLLCLRDSSIKNTRVGCHVLLQGIFPTQGSNLCLLLLLHYQAGSLPLAPPGKPFRVLIEYKCLTFQFYFHIVSKIG comes from the exons ATGTCTGATGAAGTTTTTAGCACAACTTTGGCATATACAAAGAGTCCAAAAGTCACCAAAAGAACTACTTTCCAg GATGAGCTAATAAAAGCAATTACAGCTCGCTCAGCCAGACAGAGAAGTTCTGAATACTCAGATGACTTTGACAGTGATGAGACTG tttccttaGGTGATTTTTCTGACACCTCAGTAGATGAAAattcagttaagaaaaaaatgaataattttcacATATCAGATGATGAAGAAAACAATTCTCCCAAACTGTCTTTTTTGAAAACCAAGAAATCAAGCAATGATGTGAGGAAACATGAGCCAGTAGTCTCTATCAAAAACGATGACATTGCACTTGATAATGGTGAAGGCATGATTGTAAATCCCTTACCTGAATCTCAAAGTAAACAACAGGaagttgaaaaagagaaaattaaaatggaaactaAACCTAGAATTCTTCCAATCAAAAGTACATCTTCAG aaaataaCAGCAGCCTTGAAGCAGACAGCCAATTTAAGCCTTCACCTCGACCCAGGAGCATGTTGAAAAAGCACAGCCATGGGGAGAAGAAAGATAGCCTAGGAGACAATAGAGAAACTGTCCCACACGAAGATTTAGAGGCACATTCCACACCTTCGTTCCTCCCAAGGCTGAATGACAGACAGCCAGAAGCTGAGAAGAATGCATTCTCTGAAAACCTTGATCCTGAG GATCCACGGTTAACAAGTATACCATCATCATCTGttaaagaaaatcttaaagattCCTTTTCACTAGGATCTGAGGAGAAAGCCTCCATTACAG TAGATCAGAATGAAGAACGCACTGAAAGCCATAATTCCTTGAAATCAACCGAAAATGAAAAGAACTCCTTTTTGATAGACTTTGTTACTACTGCACTTGAGAAACCCAAGGAAATTCAAGTGACTGTTGGTGAGgttgaagaagaaaaggagaaagctgAACTGATTATGAATGATGACTTAACAGCTGAAGATCCACCACCACTGCAACTTCAGAGTATCTTATGTACTGAGTCTTCAAag GAGtggttagaaaagaaaaatatttatttacatgaaatgcacagaattaaaagaattgAAAGTGAAAACTTAAGGATTCAAAATGAACAG aaGAGAGCTGCTAAGAGAGAAGAAGCCTTAGCATCATTTGAGGCCTGGAAAgccatgaaagaaaaggaagcaaagaagatAGCTGCAAAAAAAAGgcttgaggaaaaaaacaaaaagaaaactgaagaagaaaatgctaTGAGAAAAGGAGAAGCATTGCAA GCTTTTGAAAACTGGAAAGCAAAAAAGATGGAATAccttaaggagaaaaataaaaaagagaaagaatgtgaaagagcaaagaaacagaaagaggaggaaactgttgctgagaaaagaaaagataacttAACTGCTGTTGAAAAATG GaatgaaaaaaaggaagtttttttcaaggaaaaggaaaaagtaaaaatacatgagaaaagaaaagaagaactgaaaagagctgagaaaaaagaaaaagataaacaagcTCTCGAGGAATATGAAAAATGGCTG cctaccaggctcctctgtctgcgggattcTTCAatcaagaacactagagtgggttgccatgtcctcctccaggggatcttcccgacccagggatcgaatttgtgTCTCTTACTTCTACTTCATTatcaggctggttctttaccactagcaccacctgggaagccctttagagTACTGATTGAATATAAATGTCtcacttttcagttttattttcacattgtCTCAAAAATTGGATAG